The sequence tgctaaatccaccgcggagcctaaacagaagggcaaccatggcaaccatgttcgggggtcttcttcgctgcttttggtgtattttgtggcggaagtacagcaccacttacaggcccggcatatgtactacatacattcactttgatttgcatGCATACATATATTCATATATGATCCCTATGAACCTTTTCAGGTAACTTTTATTGCAATTATCGTTGTTATTTTGTATTGCACGTTTTTACTTTaactttttatgtttttataagtatgttattttgtttgttcTAAAATATAGCAACGGTCACAAAGAATTTCCTCCACAGGATAATGAaattattctgattctgatttaaCTTCCATGATGAAATACTGATCAGATATGTTGATGTCAACCACGTTTTTTTTGCATTCTTTTGATGAACAGTAAGCAGATGAAACAGCAAATCATATAATAATTGCATAGAATGACAAGGTACTCTCTATATCTATTTTACAACATTACCACTGCCACTTCTTATAgcagcctttttatttcatctaTACAAAGAACACTGTGAAATAATGCAGTGTTCGTGTTATCTTTTTTATTCCAActtaacccttgtgttgtgttcaaaagCTGTTACCGTTCATGGTGTCCGCGGGTACATTTTGACCCATGATTTATCTGAGTCCAACACAATCACAAATAatgactatcatccaatattgttttaactacatCCTAACTAACTTATAATGCATCCATAACCGTACAATCCTGTTGTAATTTAATTGTATGGCCCCAAAACACATTACACCACATATTGCACACGTGAATGTGTGTTCAGGTTCAAGTGTTAGTGTACATATTCTTTGTGAAAGGTCGAGTTCCCGTGGGGGGAGGGGGCCAGAGGGATGGGAGACCAGGTGCATGTTGCGAAAAAAGTATTGTTACAGTTGATGAAGGGGGAGgggtgtctaaagtcaaagattAATCTTGATGGGGTCAAATTTGACCCCGAGTCACCCCCAATAATGCTGCAGAGTCTTCCCAGACCCGAAACACCAaattatacacttttttttttagagaccttcagacttggctaaaattgtcaaaatcagttttgtagtgtTTACATAGCTGTTGTGGagtggaggatatcatgaagccttgttaTTATATAATTTGAACTTGAAACGGGCcacgggagacccgaacacaacataagggttaaaTGTACACTTTGACATAATGACAAACATCAGTTAATGAGGCAACAGATGGTAAGTATTTAGTCATTGCATACTTTACTTTTAAGTATTAGTCACTTAAGAAAGTAGTCTACAACAGTGAAATAGACATGTTGTTAAAGGTGTGCATGCTCTTTTATATATACAGGAGCATAGCATTGTTATTTCACCTAAAGGTTGAGGGAATGCTGAGTGGAATGATTCAATACACATCTTTAGAGCTAGTGGTTTTTTGTACAAAAAGGAGCTGTTGTTTTATAACAGGTTCTTCAGGATGTGTGCCACAGCTTCTGGGAAACTGTCACATGTCAGGTGGGGGGGAGGGTTGATTTTATCCTCATCTCCTTCTCTGTATTTACCTAAGACAGAAATTGGAATGCTATTAatgacacaaaaacaacaatgaTAGCAAAACAATGTGTTCACAAGTCTATGTTGGAAGAAGTACTGCATGCCAAAAAATATAAACAACAATCCTATAGTATGTAGGAAAAAGGAACAAAACTCACAGtatagtttatttaaaaaatgaaaaacagtcaTAGTATACTATGTCATATAAATGACATAGTATTGTACATTGAAAATATcacaaaaaacaacaaagtatagtatgttgaaattATCTGAAAAATCGACAAATAAATGAGACAACACAACATATTATAGTGTGTAAAATAATGTAGTGTatcaaaaaaaaagaagagaaatgTTGAAATCTGAAATTTTTTTTTcgaaaaaagtcatagtatgcAGAATGTCGTAAAGTATAGAAAGTcataaaaagtcatagtatagttttccataaaaaagaaggaaaaataaaaatggacGTTTCTCACCAGTTCTGACCAGAATTCCCAACATCCCTGCGTTCTGTGCTCCGCCCACATCATCTCTGGCATCCTATGGGAAAGCAGCACAAACCATTGAAAACATCATTTGATTGGTCTACACATGTTCCTACAGGCTGCTGCTGAAACAGTTAGAagttgtttcccacagatccaCAAGCTGAGATTCCTATCAGATATTGAAAAGTaagatccatccatccatcttctcccgcttatccgtggtcgggtcgcgggggtagcagttccagcagagagccccaaactttcttttccctggcgacatcaaccagctctgactgggggatcccaaggcgctcccaggccagcgaagagatataatccctccacctggtcctaggtctaccccttggtctcttcccagctggacgtgcctggaacacctccctagggaggcgcccaggtggcatcctaactaggtgcccgaaccacctcaactggcttctttcgacgcgaaggaggagcggctcaactccgagtccctccctgatgaccgaacttctcaccttatctctaagggagacaccagccacccggcggaggaaacccatctcggccgcttgtatctgcgatctcgttctttcggtcatgacccatccttcacgaccataggtgagggtaggaacgaaaatggcccggtagacagagagctttgccttctggctcagctcccttttcgtcacaacggtgcggtaaagcgactgcagtaccgctcccgctgctccgattctccggcccatctcacgctccattgttccctcactcgagaacaagaccccgagatacttgaactccttcacttggggtaaggactcattccctacttggagtggacagtccatcggtttcctgctgagaaccatggcctcagatttggaggtgctgatcctcatcccagccgcttcacactcggttgcgaaccgaaaAAAACGTTATTTTACGCATCATCTTACTTTTCACACGAGTAAAAAAGTAAGATGATGCGTaaaataacgttttttaaaagacattTCTATTTGGAGTGCGACTGATCTCCGGTTTGATTCCCAACAACAGCCCACTCTCTCTGTGCCCTTGTTCACAATAATGTACGTATAATGTATGCATACTTACATCTCCTATCATGACAGCTTCAGTGGAGCTACATCCTAAATCAGACAGGGCCTATTAGAAGGAAACACAAAGGCCTTGTTAAGAGgtagaacaaaaataaataaatacagaaatccGATTCATACATGGGTTAAGAAGTTGGACAAACTTCTAACCTGTGTGAAGAAACACTTTTCGGGCTTTCCCACCACAGTAGCTCTGCAGTCTGCAGCGAACTCCAGTCCCGCCACAAAGGGCCCGGGGCCGAGGGCCAAACCATCCGCACATTTGTAGTATCGAGCCTTATGGATGGCGATGAGAGGAGCTCCTTCCAGAACCATCCTGGAcaaaatacacacaattatacaCGCTTCACTATCAACTGTAATAACCAGGGGCATAAAGCTCTAGTCAgacgtgtcaaactcaaggcccgcggGACAAATGTGGCCCGCCacgtcatttcatgtggcccgcgAGAGCTTAAACGGTTTGATTGTATAAAAATAAACAAGTCAAATGCATGCAGTGAccaaaaactacatttcccacaataCATGCCGATTATGTTACCCGCGAAGTGACGGCATCCCGCCACTAGACTGCAGTGTTTCCACATCGATGCGATTTTCCCAACAAGTGGAATtgagaaatacaaataatgatcCCAAAATGTCAAGGAAGAGAAAAATTGATGCAGATGGAAGggtgtttcaagaaagatgggaAGGTGAATACATGTTTGTGCTTCAAGGAGAAAAACCGGTATGTCTTTTGTGTTATGAGGCGGTGGCGGTTGTCAAAGAGTACAATCTACGTCGGCATTTTGAGACCAAACACGGAGCTAAGTATGCCAAAATTAGCCAtcaagaaaaacaacaaattgCCCAAGAAGTGTTTGCGAAAGCCAGAACCAAAAACAATGCGGCAGTGAAAGCTAGCTTTGTTGTGGCTGAAGAAATCGCACACGCTTCAAAGTCTTTTTCAGAGGGAACGTTTTTGAAGCAGTGCATGCTGAAGGTCTGTGAGCAGGTGTGTCCCGACCAGATACAGACTTTTAAAAATGTCAGTTTATCAAGAAACACTATCGCGGACCGAGTTAAGGAACTAGCAGGAAACCTGGCAACACAGCTGGCCGAAGAGACACGCAGCTACATAGCTTTTTCAGAGCACAGACAACACGGATACAGCGCAGCTATCTATTTTTATTAGAGGCGTGAAGTCGGACCTCTCTGTCACTGAGGAGCTGTTGGATGTGGCTGCCATGCATGGGATCACAACGGGACGGGACATTTTTGATGCGGTGGAGAAGTCCGTCATTAAAAAACTTGGTGGGATTAACTACAGACGGTGCACCTGCAATGTGTGGAAGAAAAGTGGGCTTGGTTGGACTAATGAAGGAGAAAATGCAAGAAAGTAACTGTCACACTCCTCTGATAACGTATCATTGCATTATCCATCAAGAAGCTTTGTGCGGGAAGGTGCTGGGGATGGTTAATATAGTGACCACGGTCATGAAGACAGTGAACTTCATTCGGGCGCGTGGCCTGAATCATCGTCAGTTCCAGCTGTTCTTGCAGGAGACGTGCCATACCATACAGAATTAAGGTGGCTGAGTAGGAGCAAAGTTTGAGCTTAGGGAAGACATTGCTCTTTTCATGCAGAGTAAAGGAAAACCCTCGTCTGAACTGTCAGATCCAAACTGGCTGTGTGACTTTGCTATGTTGTGTGACATAACCGAGCATCTCGCCCAACTGAATCAGAAGCTGCAGGGACGCAAACAAGTCATCACGCAGATGTCCGACACGATCACGGCTTTCCAGCGTAAACTTGACCTATGGATGTGCCAAGTGAAACAGGACCATCTTGCCCACTTTCCTGTTTATCAGAGCATCTCAGCCTCATGTCCCGGTACTTTCTCATGTGCTCAGTTAGCTACCAAACTGAGCCTGTTGATGAATGAGTTTGATCGGCGCTTCTCTGACTTCAGAGCACAGCACTCTGGATTTGCCATCTTTGCTAGTCCTTTCACCACCGACGTGTGCACTGCACCCCAACACCTTCAGATGGAGTTAATAGAGCTTCAAAGCGATAGTGGCCTGAGAGCAAAGTTCCAGGATGCTACAATCCAGGACTTTTACCGTCTACTGCCCCCTGCTTTCATGCCACAGCTTCGACTTCATGCTGCCCGTGTTCTGTCTATGTTTGGGAGCACCAATCTGTGCGAACAGATGTTTTCAATAATGAATCTAAACAAAAACAAGCACAGATCACGCATCACTGAAGGCAACCTCCACGCTGTTCTACGGATTGCTCCAGCACAGGACCTAAAACCAGACATTGACACACTGGCCATGGAAAAACGGTGTCAGACATCTGGTCAGAAAACACATTGgtaagcatttaaaaaaaacctaaTAAAATGCAATTCAACCAAGAAGAAGAATAGTTAAACTATGTGCAATGTAATGATTGTGCTTgcattttgttttgtgtttgttattTTCAGAACATGATCAATGGATGAGGATGGTGGAGAGGGGAtccacatggtgtgttcaaggaCAGGCAGCATCTCCTCAAAAACTAACCTAAAAACTTGACCAATATAGTTGTGGACTGAGACAACCCTTATTTTGAGTTTATTACATATACTACTTTATATGTGTAGCAGTGTATTTAGTGTTTGCAGGTTTTATGTGTTTATGCAGACAAATGTTTACTGGAATCAAACCATCTCTCATTAGTTGGCTGCAAGGCTGTGTGCAGccatttgtttttgtaaaatGCTACATCTGTCACACATGTTCTTAGCAGCTCACAATTGTTGGTTTTACAGTTATTTGTTATTTCAAGTTTTGAACAAAGTTAACTTGTGTTTGAtgttatttttaatttttatttattcacttggATAGTTTGATCGTTGATTGATGGAGTAATATGGGTTTCATAACCTGACAAATTAAAAGGATTTATGTTATAataacaaagcaacaagcaaACATATTTTTTACATCCATGcaaatatatatgtaatatttgtaaCTTGAATAAGTAATAAATTCAGAGTTATTTAACATTAACGAgtagttacatttattttacattgcatttagttacattgcatttagttaCAGTTCTAAGTTACATCTGGCCCTTTGAGGACAGCGattatgctgatgtggccctcggtgaaaatgagtttgacacccctgatggtGTTTTCACAGAGGTACGGTCTCTCAATGACTCAGCAATTTCAAAGTTATAGATGATAGACATCCTCTTTTTGGGAAAATGAAATAAGAGACTAATTAGAAACGTTTTTATTTCGATACCAGCAACAAAAGCTGGACTGTAACTGTTATCTCGATATTTGTAACGCACATGTTTGTGACCCACTGATGGATGTGTCACCTGAAAGCCTGGTTGAGTGTCTGGTAGTTGAAGTGATCAGGAGAGAGTCCGATGACAACGGCGTTTGGCTCTGACGTGTCAATACCTGGAAATTGGAATTATAAAAGTCAATaagttataatattgatatgatTTTGTATCCAGCATGTCATGTATTAAATGTCGTTATTAAATGAAATGATATAAAGATTATTTGGAAAGGGAAACAATCTATGTAGCTGTCCATCATTTTGCAATAATATTCATCCCAGGAAATGTCAACCCTCCTCACaaggaggtcaaaggtcaagaTCAGCAGGGCTCAACTTTTTTATAACACTTACAAACTACAAAACAGCAGATTTCTCtgagaaaataaagaaagaTCAATAACACATAATAATGTAAAGCTaagaaagacaccagagcctgttttggaTAGTGTTACTATGTAAGGACaagtacttgaagtggttacctgttacacataccttggtatctggcttgatgattgtcttacttttaaacttcagttcAATAACctgtttaaaaagctgagggttagactaggtttcttttacaggaacaagtcctgtttctcgcttgaggccaggaaaaggctagtcactgtgacctttgtacctgtgctggactatggtgatttgatctatatgaatgcacctgccaattacctgagcaagttagatgctgcgtatcacagtgctctgagatttgtcacaaatggtaaagcacttactcatcactgtaccctgtataccaaggcaggtttaccatcactctctgtacggaggctcagccactggtacacgtttatttataaagctttgttgggtgaactcccgtattatatctgctctctgataacacagagagttgcaagcagctattgtctgagatcacatgatgtggtcttgttagatgtgccaagagcaaggactgtcttaggtaagacagcttttatgtgcgcagctccacttgcttggaacaatcttcagcaagaattgaaactgagcaatctcattcctctgcatgtttttaaagctaggctaaatgaaatgctcgttgatactatgggcacttgtaaatgtctataactatgtagatgtatcctgtaaatataatgtatgatgtcctttgttgttttatgtttcatgtggaacctatatgctgcaggtctcccttgaaaaagagatctatgatctcaagggaccaatctggttaaataaaggtttgaaattaaatgaaatgtcaTTGTGCGCTTTGGAAACAATTCAACAACTACTCATCAAAAAATTGTGAACGTACAGTAAGATTTGGCTTTGGACCCCTTAAAATAAACTGATGGCTATATGTTGAATAGCGATACACagagacacgcacacacacacagcgttatgTTCAGGTTTTTTCCTTGATTTTAAAAGATATAATATTGTTAAAATGCTTGTTTACTGTTGTACCACCTAGTACTTGGTGCTTTGGCAAtactttgttttttaaatggtcatgccaataaagcttatttgaacacacacacacgcacaccacgccctacaccctacccctccctTTGGAGGGTCCGCCACgttaagtgctgttccaaaccaacgagtgtggagcggtgtggagggggagtgggctatcaagccctcaaacagcgagtctgcatcggAGCTGACTCGAGACCGGtctcaacgctgtgtgtgtcggtcaggaaacaagctgttaacaagtagttccagcaaacatccgctgataaattgcgatgttaacaacctcatgatgacctcatatgctttaacttaggatcgtttacctgtgtttagtctagaaaaaggtaaatgtgtgcattttattataaagttgtgtatatttacagactgttgcaaaaactaagaatcttATAAACATTAGGTTTAAAAccaaaagagctttgaaacacaagatgtttggagttttatttgagttattcatttaaactttttgtctaagagatgctgatttgaaaccgttgttacatacagttacagcATTTCCTGTtcctgccggagagaggggaggccgtcccaaagcttgctgctgtatttactccctccatctgacaggagggagcctcgttgagctgcgagtgtcactccacggagttcactccgtcacggagggggagtgtgtgtaGGGTGTAGTGTGTAGGGTGTAGtgtgtagggcgtggtttgggattgggcctcacTCACACACCTGTGAAGTCTTCCAGAGCGctgtcctccagcagcagcagaggtcTGAGTTGTTTCCGCTCCACCAAACTCCTCGCGGCACTGAGCGAAGTGAAGATCTCTTTTTCCTGCACAGTTGGGttcatgttcaaaataaaagtcaggGAATAAAGAGTTGATCTCTTCATGAAGTAGCTCGCATTAAAGCATGTGCACATTTATTCTCAGTTCTTTCACATACATTCTAAAAAACAAATGTACATTGTTCAAAGTAACTTGTCATACTTCTGTAGGGAATATTTTGGtatatttacatttcattttctttTAAGATAATAGTTTTCAACATGTCGACCTAAGTCTTCTTACTGTATTTATGTACAGTAGGCAGCATTTCACACCACAGCAcattccttgtatgtgtaaagTCACTTGGTAATACACCTGGTTCTGAATAAATGAGACCTGTGTTTGGAAGTTCTACCTGGACGTGGAAGTCGAGCCGCTGCAGTCTCTCCACTAAACTCCTCTTGCTCTCCTTCGTGGTGTTGGTCACAAACTTCACATCGACAGACGCCTGCCGTAAGCTGAAGGCACCGCGACACACAAGCAAACATTTCAAGTTTAAAGCACATGAAACCATAATAACAGCAACATTTTACAATTCATTTTAATAAATTATATCTTTATTGGGTATAGATAacctaattaaatacatgttaagcTATAATTCATAACATAACAATCAACAAACCAGAAAGAAAGAATTAAGAAAACAAGGATCCCCTTGTTtatagcagtggttctcaactggtcaagCCTCAGGACCCACTGTTTTCCTCACAGAAAATAGTGCAGTAATGTATATGCTTCTCAGCAGACACTTTTAagtaaagtgaagtacagtgcatacaTTTTCAGTAAATGTATTCCATGAAAAAAAACCACATCCTCAACATTGTTAGTGCCATGCAAGGCAgattatatcccttcacagaactaaaacAACCCCATAGCATTATCTCTCCATAGAGGAGTGTCCcaatacttttttttatatacacTATATAGACAAAAGTATTGGGTCATGACTAAGAGGAGTGTCCCAATACTTTTctctatataaaaaaaaagtacagggACATTAGAAGACAACAAATCATAACATTCTCCATGGGGAGAATGCCGCCATGAGAATGTTATGATTTTTTACATATCC comes from Pseudochaenichthys georgianus chromosome 12, fPseGeo1.2, whole genome shotgun sequence and encodes:
- the hdhd2 gene encoding haloacid dehalogenase-like hydrolase domain-containing protein 2 isoform X1: MAGRRALKAVLIDLSGTLHIEDTAVPGAQDALNSLRQASVDVKFVTNTTKESKRSLVERLQRLDFHVQEKEIFTSLSAARSLVERKQLRPLLLLEDSALEDFTGIDTSEPNAVVIGLSPDHFNYQTLNQAFRMVLEGAPLIAIHKARYYKCADGLALGPGPFVAGLEFAADCRATVVGKPEKCFFTQALSDLGCSSTEAVMIGDDARDDVGGAQNAGMLGILVRTGKYREGDEDKINPPPHLTCDSFPEAVAHILKNLL
- the hdhd2 gene encoding haloacid dehalogenase-like hydrolase domain-containing protein 2 isoform X2: MAGRRALKAVLIDLSGTLHIEDTAVPGAQDALNSLRQASVDVKFVTNTTKESKRSLVERLQRLDFHVQEKEIFTSLSAARSLVERKQLRPLLLLEDSALEDFTGVMVLEGAPLIAIHKARYYKCADGLALGPGPFVAGLEFAADCRATVVGKPEKCFFTQALSDLGCSSTEAVMIGDDARDDVGGAQNAGMLGILVRTGKYREGDEDKINPPPHLTCDSFPEAVAHILKNLL